The window TCAAGTCTGAACCTCTTGCAACATATAAACAGGCGCATGAAAGATATGTTGAATATAACCTGTTCATATCAAAGGCAGTATAGACAGGGGAAACATATGGACTCTGATACATTCTACACATTATACTAATGTCGTTGGgaaggctgtggaggggAACAGTTGCGTGTGAAGCACCCCTCCATGACTGACCATCGGTGTTGTGGAGCCACAGGTACCGAGAGTGGGGCCAGCTTGGAGAACCCCTGTCCTCAACGACGCGGTCGTCGCGCTTTTTCTAACTTGACGCGTAAAGTACCTTCATACTAGCATCGTCAACCTCGAGGTTTGCCTGCAGTAGCATCACCTTCACAACTTAACCTCTTTGCATTGATTTTCATTCCAGGCCGATCAATCTTCTCAATAACCGGAAAGTCCCCTTTTCCAGATACAAGCTAATCCACATATCTGATATCCACAACTATGGCCAGCTTTTTTGACCTCAAGGCCCGAAAGGCTGCCCTTGCCAATGGAGCAGCCACCAAAGAAACCGAGAAGAAAGATGGCGAGAACACCAGAGTACAACCATGGGTTGAGAAATAGTACGTATTTTTCATCATGATCAACACTTCAACTTCCTAAATACTGACCCTCATCCGCCTCCAGCCGACCCAAAACCCTCAGCGATGTCACCGCCCAagaccacaccatcaccgtcctCCAGCGaaccctccaagcctccaACGTATGTtcacccccttcaccactTTCAAGTTTTCCCAATTAACATGCCCCTTtctccccagctcccccacaTGCTCTTCTACGGACCCCCAGGAACAGGCAAAACTTCgaccatcctcgccctcgccaaagaGCTCTACGGTCCCGAACTGATGAAATCCCGCGTCCTCGAGCTCAACGCCTCCGACGAGCGCggcatctccatcatccgcGAAAAAGTTAAGGATTTCGCCCGCATGCAGCTCACCAACGTCTCCTCTGCCGCCTACAAAGCCCGCTACCCCTGCCCCCCGTTCAAGATCATCATTCTGGACGAGGCAGACAGCATGACGCAGGATGCGCAGTCGGCCCTGAGACGGACAATGGAGACATACAGCAAGATTACCCGTTTTTGTTTGATTTGCAACTACGTCACGAGGATCATTGACCCGTTGGCGTCGAGGTGTAGCAAGTTTAGGTTCAAGAGTTTGGACCAGGGGAATGCGAAGAAACGATTGGAGGAGATTgcagagaaggaaaaggttgggttggacgagggggcggtggaggggttgataaACTGTGCGGAGGGGGATTTGAGAAAGGCGATTACTTATCTGCAGAGTGCGGCGAGACTGGTTGGGGCGGTGCAGCAgcctggtggaggagacgatggggaggatgggatggatgtggATAAGAAGACGGTTTCGGTCAAGATCGTGCAGGATATTGCGGGGGTGATTCCTGACGAGACGATTCAGAGACTTGTCAAGGCGATGAGGCCGACGACGTTGGGGGGGAATTTTACACCTAttgcgaaggaggtggaggatatggTGGCGGATGGGTGGAGTGCTGGGCAGGTGGTAACTCAGCTTTATCAGGCGGTGGTGTATGACGAGACAATTGAGGACGCGCAAAAGAACAAGATTCTGTTGGTGTTCTCGGAGATTGATAAGAGGTTGGTGGACGGGGCGGATGAGCATCTTTCGATTTTGGATCTGGCGTTGCGAATATCGGGTATTTTGGGTGGGAGATAGATAGGGAGGCATGATGTTGCACG is drawn from Podospora pseudocomata strain CBS 415.72m chromosome 1 map unlocalized CBS415.72m_1, whole genome shotgun sequence and contains these coding sequences:
- the RFC2 gene encoding Subunit of heteropentameric Replication factor C (RF-C) (EggNog:ENOG503NUEK; COG:L); protein product: MASFFDLKARKAALANGAATKETEKKDGENTRVQPWVEKYRPKTLSDVTAQDHTITVLQRTLQASNLPHMLFYGPPGTGKTSTILALAKELYGPELMKSRVLELNASDERGISIIREKVKDFARMQLTNVSSAAYKARYPCPPFKIIILDEADSMTQDAQSALRRTMETYSKITRFCLICNYVTRIIDPLASRCSKFRFKSLDQGNAKKRLEEIAEKEKVGLDEGAVEGLINCAEGDLRKAITYLQSAARLVGAVQQPGGGDDGEDGMDVDKKTVSVKIVQDIAGVIPDETIQRLVKAMRPTTLGGNFTPIAKEVEDMVADGWSAGQVVTQLYQAVVYDETIEDAQKNKILLVFSEIDKRLVDGADEHLSILDLALRISGILGGR